From a region of the Acidicapsa acidisoli genome:
- a CDS encoding RNA polymerase sigma factor encodes MQITDQMFNDWVREHQRLLFGIAYWWTGSRTDAEELTQEAFLQAYRSRSSLRDLELAKGWLVGILRHCHSQMRRRTKSREQVSFDEMLFEPESQPTLSADALALHQSLEKLEERHRLPIVLFYFQDLSYREIAEAMDLPIGTVMSRLSRAKQQLHELMKAPTKLALMKKAESL; translated from the coding sequence GTGCAGATCACTGACCAGATGTTCAACGATTGGGTAAGGGAACACCAGCGGCTCCTCTTCGGGATCGCCTACTGGTGGACGGGCTCGCGGACGGACGCGGAAGAATTGACTCAGGAAGCTTTCCTGCAGGCTTATCGTTCTCGTTCAAGTCTTCGCGATCTGGAACTTGCAAAAGGATGGCTTGTCGGCATCTTAAGACACTGTCATAGCCAGATGCGGCGGCGAACCAAATCGAGAGAGCAAGTCTCCTTCGACGAGATGCTGTTTGAACCGGAAAGCCAGCCCACGCTCAGTGCCGATGCTCTTGCTCTTCATCAGTCTCTGGAAAAGCTCGAGGAACGGCATCGTCTCCCGATTGTCCTGTTCTACTTCCAGGATCTCTCCTATCGGGAGATTGCCGAAGCGATGGATCTCCCGATTGGAACGGTCATGTCCAGACTCTCCCGCGCAAAACAACAACTGCATGAGTTGATGAAGGCACCCACGAAATTAGCTCTGATGAAGAAGGCGGAATCCCTATGA